The following are encoded in a window of Panicum virgatum strain AP13 chromosome 5N, P.virgatum_v5, whole genome shotgun sequence genomic DNA:
- the LOC120673668 gene encoding uncharacterized protein LOC120673668, with protein sequence MDPISIEKIRAMNKFSKNRRQQKLRTLSIYVVGTSVICLLLTSPAWFPSLCSLLSFFFLTTLPDLVTAFLLSPKCLFVVGNLIVAFLVGESRLAPRRDDDQPSLANEIHEEHVKRNMAMVAKAATEVVMVADHSASVGVVGLGEEVEVKEEEGEGEELHKRVEDFIARVKKQRKLEAKSFFDVDR encoded by the coding sequence ATGGATCCCATTAGCATAGAGAAGATCAGGGCCATGAACAAGTTTAGCAAGAACAGGAGGCAGCAGAAGCTTCGTACTCTTTCAATCTATGTGGTGGGCACCTCTGTCATCTGCCTGCTGCTCACGAGTCCTGCTTGGTTCCCTAGCCTGTGCTCACTCctcagcttcttcttcctcaccacCCTCCCTGACTTGGTCACAGCCTTCCTGCTCAGCCCCAAGTGCCTCTTCGTCGTCGGCAACCTCATCGTCGCATTCCTGGTTGGCGAGTCTAGGCTGGCACCTAGGAGGGACGACGATCAGCCTTCCTTGGCGAATGAGATACATGAGGAGCATGTGAAGAGGAACATGGCAATGGTAGCAAAGGCAGCAACCGAAGTGGTTATGGTGGCTGACCACAGCGCTTCTGTAGGAGTGGTGGGGCTGGGGGAGGAAGTGGAGGtgaaggaagaggaaggggaaggggaggagctGCACAAGAGAGTGGAGGACTTCATTGCAAGGGTGAAGAAGCAAAGGAAGCTGGAGGCCAAGAGCTTCTTCGATGTTGATCGATAA